The Drechmeria coniospora strain ARSEF 6962 chromosome 02, whole genome shotgun sequence genome has a segment encoding these proteins:
- a CDS encoding transcription regulator BDF1, which translates to MAPDRGGYLVDGPYRGGGDVVAKRERSHDGVRNMECTFDVRLHACVGVPVAVKVRHTLATPCTPATSSMRPAMSMSSVEASLSLRACIEHAGQMDVHRRADTRRRLASGHRRTSTRARRESSTAGSYAARPPRAPAPLLQLRIITTTATARGRRAQSVPVRPRHPRESFLAVLCSQPAPLTAPRRASRPRPRSLHLDGALIGSNSLPSLLDRPSTAQLPPLPPPPPPSSRSRDSRQRACAPRKLLLRPASLSVPRRTCPSPRKLTTRSRVLRRAAARLSRRLPEPAPPHPSPHACAVSSLARFHDAPHSLSHHHNCAAIAIGIMASPRPDAAVPDPKPEEVPNGHAPPKEPAMTEPPVGASARESRPEPASTKDASTTQQRAGSPKTGAESCALNGSGTADGPTKSDTDAVETDEVAPRTEAESTAAQPKPSDGPEPAAKATAAASTEEKVVESKKDGPSAGPARGEDEPARAAKRSTPARSPSRTEDVEMREATPRTDSPPSGEAKTAKATTGPSEATAAAADGKTQDEDMTDAPAESSAGATETARVGDAAPPSQDAAALPTSEVDLGSASMSQLAIEGTGKASPAEASPEAPMADAPGAKVAREREDDTAEEPASKRARTEPKDDEASAVAAAGEPTASSSTPAGSTGVASDAPGLDMTVLTSLTRWSDSETNAKELSPFQRREIRKVIGRVKKTKAGAHFRDSVQKLWPFLWDSYIARIEKPMDLSELDRNVRDPNSSIVTLGQFRKDLALMFENALTFNGPAHDITAAAAQAVTTIWQDVLPIPVEEPARPKAVPKAKPAREPRAVVTESAARRQSTAPAPSPLTETAAPVTATPPEPYDDRRASTATDGDRPKRTVRAPKPKDIDYTTKPSRKKLKPELQFCDEVLTEIMHPKHHEINQWFLEPVDAEGLGIPTYHNVIKKPMDLGKVHHNLATGDISSLKDFDKNVRLVFDNCYKFNGPPDQGNPVSVLAKQLDDLYGAQMKNKDSWLARHAAKASAPAASTSNASDDDEEEDDDGEEATETMPNKAEIEALQAKLEEETTKLNKMLLSANEAMILVQRGIVDMVQNALIKAVKDAQTQPKSEKPAKKAGKGGRAKAAGGVGGRKSISGPGHAKKSGGGSKKAKKNLTAAEKDAIANAINDLDASHLDRAIDIIKTDTGQNENTEGELELDIDQLSTEALSKLWELCKKALPGFGKDLAGGPKSSPEVGRSTAKQGAKSASKPKKNKPMSAKEQEAKIAQLTALQNMYNSGQEPGEGEGTIQAPTPMADSSDDSDSEEE; encoded by the exons ATGGCCCCTGATCGTGGAGGTtatctcgtcgacggtccgTACcgtggcggtggcgacgtgGTCGCGAAGCGTGAGCGTTCCCACGACGGAGTTCGCAACATGGAGTGCACGTTCGACGTACGACTGCACGCATGCGTAGGAGTGCCAGTGGCAGTCAAGGTCAGGCACACACTTGCAACGCCGTGCACGCCGGCCACGAGCAGCATGCGACCGGCCATGTCGATGTCGTCTGTTGAGGCGTCGCTCTCCCTACGAGCGTGCATCGAGCATGCTGGCCAGATGGacgtgca TCGCCGCGCCGACacgagacgacgactcgCCTCTGGGCACCGCCGGACGAGCACGCGCGCCCGACGTGAGAGCTCCACCGCAGGAAGCTAcgctgctcggccgccacgAGCTCCCGCACCGCTGCTGCAGCTTCGCATCATCACGACCACGGCAAcagctcgcggccgccgtgcgCAGTCTGTACCCGTTCGCCCCCGCCACCCGCGCGAGAGCTTCCTCGCTGTTCTCTGCTCGCAGCCCGCCCCGCTCACGGCACCTCGCCGCGCCtctcgcccgcgcccgcgctCGCTCCATCTCGACGGTGCATTGATCGGGTCGAATTCACTGCCCtcgctcctcgaccggcccTCCACCGCgcagctgccgccgctccccccccccccccccccctcctctcgcAGCCGTGACAGCCGTCAGCGTGCCTGCGCACCGCGCAAGCTCCTGCTCCGTCCCGCTAGCCTCTCGGTGCCTCGTCGCACCTGCCCCTCGCCGCGAAAGCTGACCACCCGTTCGCGCGTGCTTCGGAGAGCTGCCGCACGCCTTTCTCGTCGCCTCCCCGAACCTGCACCTCCGCATCCCTCGCCGCACGCCTGCGCAGTTTCATCCTTGGCCCGATTTCATGACGCGCCGCACTCTCTGAGCCACCACCACAActgcgccgccatcgccatcggaATCATGGCATCGCCGcgccccgacgccgccgtccccgATCCCAAGCCGGAGGAAGTGCCTAACGG CCACGCGCCCCCGAAAGAGCCTGCCATGACGGAGCCACCCGTGGGTGCATCCGCGAGAGAGTCACGCCCGGAGCCTGCCTCCACCAAGgacgcctcgacgacgcaacAACGCGCCGGTTCCCCCAAGACGGGAGCCGAGAGCTGTGCCCTGAACGGCAGCGGAACGGCGGATGGCCCGACCAAATCCGacaccgacgccgtcgagaccGACGAGGTAGCCCCCAGAACCGAGGCggagtcgacggccgctcAGCCAAAGCCATCGGATGGGCCCGAACCGGCCGCAAAGGCCaccgcggccgcctcgaccgaAGAAAAAGTAGTCGAGTCCAAGAAGGACGGTCCGTCTGCGGGACCGGCTCGAGGAGAAGACGAACCCGCACGGGCGGCGAAGCGGTCGACTCCTGCCCGGAGCCCTTCGCGGACCGAGGATGTTGAAATGCGCGAAGCCACGCCCCGGACCGACTCTCCGCCGTCGGGCGAAGCCAAAACCGCGAAAGCAACCACGGGGCCTTCCGaggccaccgccgccgccgccgacggcaagacgCAAGACGAAGATATGACGGATGCGCCGGCCGAGAGCTCGGCGGGCGCCACGGAGACGGCCCGTGTCGGTGACGCCGCTCCCCCCTCGCAGGATGCAGCCGCGCTGCCCACGTCCGAAGTTGATCTGGGCTCGGCCAGCATGTCCCAGCTCGCCATCGAGGGAACCGGGaaggcgtcgccggccgaggcgtctCCCGAAGCGCCCATGGCCGATGCCCCGGGCGCCAAGGTCGCACGCGAGCGCGAGGATGACACGGCCGAGGAACCGGCTTCCAAACGGGCCAGGACGGAGcccaaggacgacgaggcgagcgccgtcgcggctgccggcgagccgacggcaagctcgtcCACGCCGGCCGGTTCCACCGGCGTGGCGTCCGACGCCCCGGGTCTCGACATGACGGTTCTCACCAGCCTGACGCGCTGGTCCGACTCGGAGACAAACGCCAAGGAGCTGTCTCCCTTCCAGCGCCGCGAGATCCGCAAGGTCATCGGACGCGTCAAGAAGACCAAGGCGGGTGCGCATTTTCGCGACTCGGTCCAGAAGCTGTGGCCCTTCCTCTGGGACTCGTACATTGCCCGCATCGAGAAGCCCATGGATCTCTCGGAGCTCGATCGGAACGTCCGCGACCCCAACAGCTCCATCGTGACGCTGGGCCAGTTCAGGAAGGATCTGGCCCTCATGTTCGAGAACGCGTTGACGTTCAACGGGCCCGCCCACGAcatcacggccgccgccgcccaagccGTGACGACCATCTGGCAGGACGTCCTGCCGATACCGGTCGAGGAGCCCGCCCGACCCAAGGCCGTTCCGAAGGCGAAACCGGCGCGCGAGCCCcgagccgtcgtcaccgaatcggcggcgcggcgacaGTCGACGGCTCCTGCGCCGAGCCCCCTGACCGAGACGGCCGCACCCGTCACTGCCACGCCCCCGGAACCGTACGACGATCGtagggcctcgacggcgacggacggcgacAGGCCTAAGCGGACGGTCCGGGCGCCGAAGCCCAAGGATATCGACTACacgacgaagccgtcgcGCAAGAAGCTCAAGCCCGAGCTTCAGTTCTGCGACGAGGTCTTGACGGAAATCATGCACCCCAAGCACCACGAGATCAACCAGTGGTtcctcgagcccgtcgacgccgagggtcTCGGCATCCCGACGTACCACAACGTCATCAAGAAGCCCATGGACCTGGGCAAGGTGCATCACAACCTGGCGACGGGGGACATTTCTAGCCTCAAGGACTTTGACAAGAACGTCCGGCTCGTCTTCGACAACTGCTACAAGTTCAACGGCCCCCCGGATCAGGGCAACCCCGTGTCGGTGCTCGCcaagcagctcgacgacctgTACGGCGCGCAGATGAAGAACAAGGATTCGTGGCTGGCCAGGcacgcggccaaggcgagcgcgcccgcggcctcgacctcgaacgccagtgacgacgacgaggaggaggacgacgacggcgaggaggcgaccGAGACGATGCCCAACAAGGCGGAGATTGAGGCGCTGCAGGCCAagctggaggaggagacgacgaAGCTGAACAAGATGCTCCTCAGCGCCAACGAAGCCATGATCTTGGTTCAAAGAGGCATCGTCGATATGGTCCAGAATGCTCTCATCAAGGCGGTCAAGGACGCGCAGACGCAACCGAAGAGCGAGAagccggcgaagaaggccggcaagggcggccgggccaaggcggcgggcggcgtcggaggTCGCAAATCCATCAGCGGGCCCGGCCACGCGAAGAAGTCGGGCGGCGGTtccaagaaggccaagaagaatctgacggcggcggagaaggacgccatcgccaacgCCATCAACGATCTCGACGCCTCTCATCTCGATCGCGCCATAGACATAATCAAGACGGACACGGGGCAGAAT GAGAACACGGaaggcgagctcgagctcgacattGATCAGCTGAGCACCGAAGCGCTATCCAAGCTGTGGGAGCTCTGCAAGAAGGCTCTGCCGGGCTTCGGCAAGGACCTGGCCGGCGGCCCCAAGTCGTCGCCAGAGGTCGGCCGGTCGACGGCCAAGCAGGGGGCCAAGtcggcgtcgaagccgaaGAAGAACAAGCCGATGAGCGCCAAGGAGCAGGAGGCCAAGATTGCGCAGCTGACTGCCCTCCAAAACATGTACAACTCGGGACAGGAaccgggcgagggcgagggcaccATCCAGGCGCCGACGCCCATGGCCGACTCGAGCGACGACTCGGACTCGGAAGAGGAGTAG